A window of Amycolatopsis australiensis contains these coding sequences:
- the rsmI gene encoding 16S rRNA (cytidine(1402)-2'-O)-methyltransferase, which yields MTQGRLILAATPLGDVRDASPRLAEALAEADVIAAEDTRRLRSLASALEVTPRGRVVSFYEDVETARLPKVLESLRAGETVVLVTDAGMPSVSDPGFRLVSACVAADIPVTCLPGPSAVTTALALSGLPCDRFCFEGFAPRKPGERSRWLESLRDEPRTAVFFESPHRLASLLADAAAALGGARRAAVCRELTKTYEEVKRGTLAELAAWAADGVRGEITVVLAGAEPRAVSVADLVEEVQSRVAEGERLKSAAAEVAEATGVSKKELYDAVLAARKA from the coding sequence GTGACCCAGGGCCGCCTCATCCTCGCCGCCACCCCGCTCGGCGACGTCCGCGACGCCTCGCCCCGCCTGGCCGAAGCGCTGGCGGAAGCCGACGTCATCGCGGCCGAGGACACCCGCAGGCTGCGGTCGCTGGCGTCCGCGCTGGAGGTGACCCCGCGCGGCCGCGTGGTGAGCTTCTACGAGGACGTCGAGACGGCGCGCCTGCCCAAGGTGCTCGAATCGTTACGCGCGGGCGAGACGGTGGTGCTGGTGACGGACGCCGGGATGCCGAGCGTGTCCGACCCGGGGTTCCGCCTGGTGTCGGCGTGCGTGGCGGCGGACATCCCGGTGACGTGCCTGCCGGGCCCGTCGGCGGTGACGACGGCGCTCGCTTTGTCCGGTTTGCCGTGCGACCGGTTCTGTTTCGAAGGATTCGCGCCGAGAAAGCCGGGCGAGCGGTCCCGCTGGCTGGAGTCGTTGCGCGACGAGCCCAGGACAGCGGTGTTCTTCGAGTCCCCGCACCGGTTGGCATCACTGCTGGCCGACGCGGCAGCGGCACTGGGCGGCGCTCGCCGCGCGGCGGTGTGCCGCGAGCTGACGAAGACGTATGAAGAGGTGAAGCGCGGGACGCTGGCGGAGCTGGCTGCGTGGGCGGCGGACGGCGTGCGTGGGGAGATCACGGTGGTACTGGCGGGAGCGGAGCCGAGGGCGGTTTCGGTGGCGGACCTGGTGGAAGAGGTCCAGTCCAGGGTGGCGGAAGGCGAGCGCCTGAAGTCCGCGGCGGCGGAGGTGGCCGAGGCGACGGGAGTGTCCAAAAAGGAGCTTTACGACGCCGTGCTCGCGGCGCGTAAGGCGTGA